One Candidatus Cloacimonadota bacterium DNA window includes the following coding sequences:
- a CDS encoding magnesium transporter CorA family protein, which produces MIKVFKTADGVFTENEQYDLLEENIWVYLVSPTKEEIELVTSTFDIPKDFIEDPLDIDESPRMELEDGKRLIITQTPYFEDDEEAAIQFITLPLGIILTDSCIITVSSKDDDVLQNFVKGRVKNFSTAKRNRLILQILSRTATVYLNYLKRINRISNSIEDQLEESMNNELLMDLLDLQKSLVYFATSLRSNSSVLEKLSRVGIFTKFEEDEDLLEDMIIDNKQAIEMTSIHANILRSTMDAFASMISNNLNKVMKFLTSVTIILMLPTLISSIYGMNIALPFARSPHAFVILMVASVLLALVGVIVFIRRKWF; this is translated from the coding sequence ATGATAAAAGTATTTAAAACTGCGGATGGAGTATTTACCGAGAATGAGCAGTACGATCTTCTCGAAGAAAATATCTGGGTATATCTTGTATCCCCGACCAAAGAAGAGATCGAGTTGGTCACTTCTACATTTGATATTCCTAAGGATTTTATCGAAGACCCTCTTGATATAGATGAGAGTCCCCGTATGGAGCTTGAAGATGGTAAACGATTAATTATTACACAAACCCCCTATTTCGAGGATGATGAAGAAGCTGCTATTCAATTTATAACGCTGCCCCTGGGAATCATTCTCACTGATAGTTGCATAATCACGGTTTCTTCAAAAGATGATGATGTGCTACAGAATTTCGTGAAAGGGAGAGTGAAAAATTTTTCAACCGCCAAAAGAAATCGGTTAATTTTGCAAATATTATCCAGAACCGCCACCGTATATTTGAATTATCTTAAAAGAATCAACAGAATATCTAATAGTATTGAAGACCAGTTGGAAGAATCCATGAATAACGAACTGCTTATGGATCTTCTCGATCTGCAGAAAAGTTTAGTGTATTTCGCAACATCGCTCCGGTCAAACAGTTCTGTTCTTGAAAAATTATCTCGGGTAGGCATATTTACTAAATTTGAAGAGGATGAAGATCTGCTCGAAGATATGATCATAGATAATAAGCAAGCTATTGAAATGACTTCGATCCATGCAAATATTCTCAGAAGTACGATGGATGCTTTCGCATCGATGATATCGAATAACTTGAACAAGGTGATGAAATTCCTCACATCTGTAACGATCATTCTCATGCTGCCAACGCTTATATCGAGTATCTACGGCATGAATATAGCCCTGCCGTTCGCGCGATCCCCTCATGCATTTGTCATATTAATGGTTGCATCTGTTTTACTAGCACTTGTGGGTGTTATTGTATTTATTAGGCGGAAATGGTTCTGA
- a CDS encoding PAS domain S-box protein, protein MIGGPSKKKILEELEQKTKRIRELEIMESKYQQTRENLLQIARNLNQRISEVKCLYNITSLVEKPNITIDGILKGTIEQVPKAWQYPEITCAKVTWGTKEFKTENYHNPISYLKSDIKVYGESVGTIEVGYLEKKPDSFEGPFTKDERELLNSIAKQLGRIIEQKQAEEGLVRLQKAIETMRLGVTITDQDRNIVYTNPADAKMHGYNVDELIGQDVRIFSPKENISPVDEIDKWKGMTRESVNVRKDGSSFPVRLISDVVKNNEGENVGFVTISEDLTERMSAEHAKKAFETMRLGVTLADTDRRIIYTNPADAAMHGYDVSELLGKDVRIFSPPDLHKYTTKGEITKWKGKVRESINVRKDGSLFAVRLITDVVKNMRGETIAFVTISEDISDRVKIHEVDTEKESKEKLNFERDEKLVDKKE, encoded by the coding sequence ATGATTGGCGGTCCTTCAAAGAAAAAAATCTTAGAAGAGCTTGAGCAAAAGACTAAGCGCATTCGAGAATTAGAGATAATGGAGAGTAAATACCAGCAGACTCGTGAAAATCTCCTTCAAATAGCACGAAATCTAAACCAGAGAATCAGCGAAGTAAAATGTCTGTATAACATAACGAGTCTCGTTGAAAAACCGAATATTACCATTGATGGCATTTTGAAAGGAACGATCGAGCAAGTACCAAAAGCCTGGCAATATCCGGAGATCACGTGCGCAAAAGTTACATGGGGGACTAAAGAGTTCAAAACCGAAAACTATCATAATCCGATTTCATATCTAAAGAGTGACATCAAGGTGTATGGAGAATCCGTTGGAACGATTGAGGTTGGCTACCTCGAAAAGAAACCCGATAGTTTTGAAGGTCCTTTTACCAAGGATGAGCGAGAACTTCTCAATTCGATTGCAAAACAACTCGGTCGAATTATTGAACAAAAGCAAGCTGAAGAGGGGCTTGTCAGACTACAGAAAGCTATCGAGACCATGCGCCTTGGCGTAACAATTACAGACCAAGACCGAAATATTGTATACACTAATCCTGCAGATGCAAAAATGCACGGTTACAATGTTGATGAGCTCATCGGACAGGATGTTCGCATATTTTCTCCTAAAGAGAATATTTCACCAGTAGATGAGATCGATAAATGGAAAGGTATGACACGGGAAAGTGTTAACGTTCGCAAAGATGGATCTTCTTTCCCGGTTCGTCTTATTTCAGATGTTGTAAAAAATAATGAAGGCGAGAATGTTGGATTCGTTACAATCTCAGAGGATTTAACCGAACGGATGAGTGCAGAGCACGCAAAGAAAGCATTCGAAACAATGCGATTAGGTGTCACACTCGCCGATACTGACAGAAGGATCATTTATACAAATCCTGCCGATGCTGCGATGCACGGATATGATGTTAGCGAACTTCTTGGAAAGGATGTGAGAATATTTTCACCTCCTGACCTTCATAAATACACCACAAAAGGCGAAATCACGAAATGGAAGGGGAAAGTAAGGGAAAGTATTAACGTTCGAAAAGATGGCTCTTTATTCGCTGTACGTCTTATTACTGATGTGGTAAAGAATATGCGCGGTGAAACAATTGCTTTTGTGACAATCTCTGAGGATATTTCAGATAGAGTTAAAATTCATGAAGTTGATACTGAAAAAGAGAGTAAAGAAAAATTAAATTTCGAGCGCGACGAGAAACTCGTGGACAAAAAAGAATAA
- a CDS encoding Nif3-like dinuclear metal center hexameric protein, giving the protein MVKRDDIVQFCNECLQADTFKDYCYNGLQIEGKKEIESIVIGVSLSRRFIEKAIEENTDMIIVHHGLFKSQLGDPPRIAGIFRERIKLILDNDINLCGYHLPLDAHPEIGNNISLARLFELQNIETLHSPYYGEIGYIGELQNSMKFIDFVEFVDHKLHTNSYFLAAGPSVVSRIGIVSGGGSLEYSGALEKKADTFLTGEIRENIVREVEEYHINFINAGHYNTEKLGIKNLGTLLSEKYGIRIKFIDIPCSI; this is encoded by the coding sequence ATGGTAAAAAGAGATGACATTGTACAATTTTGTAATGAATGCTTGCAAGCAGATACGTTTAAAGACTACTGCTATAATGGCCTGCAGATCGAAGGTAAAAAAGAGATAGAAAGTATTGTTATTGGTGTAAGTTTATCAAGACGATTCATTGAAAAAGCAATTGAAGAAAATACTGATATGATAATCGTTCATCATGGGCTTTTTAAAAGTCAGCTTGGAGATCCACCACGAATTGCAGGTATATTTAGAGAGAGAATTAAACTCATTCTGGATAATGACATCAATCTCTGCGGATATCATCTTCCTCTTGATGCTCATCCAGAAATTGGGAATAATATCAGTCTTGCCAGATTATTTGAGCTTCAAAACATTGAAACGCTTCATTCTCCCTATTATGGTGAAATCGGTTATATTGGTGAATTACAGAATTCAATGAAATTCATCGATTTTGTTGAGTTTGTCGATCATAAACTTCATACAAATTCATATTTTCTTGCAGCAGGACCTTCTGTTGTTTCAAGAATCGGTATCGTTTCTGGTGGTGGATCCCTTGAATATTCAGGTGCACTTGAAAAAAAGGCAGACACATTTCTCACTGGTGAGATAAGAGAGAATATTGTAAGAGAAGTAGAAGAGTATCACATCAATTTTATTAATGCAGGACATTACAATACTGAAAAACTGGGCATAAAGAATCTCGGTACGCTTCTTTCTGAGAAGTATGGAATACGAATAAAATTTATTGATATTCCTTGTAGTATATAA
- a CDS encoding 3-isopropylmalate dehydratase large subunit, which translates to MGKTIIEKIIQMHSDEDVSAGKIVWMKLDVRTARDFGGPNVVKNLEKHYPDAELPDKDNVFFTFDTVAPAKTIPYANNQQICRDYAKKNGLKVYDVDAGIGTHILMEKGFAQPGRTLVGTDSHFNILGAVNAFGQGMGDQDIAFGFRTGKTWFEVPETIKINLNGKFSYPSTGKDLVLFILKRIGSKGALGKCIEYYGDCLQDLSFAEYITLCSMMTEMGGIVAFPEQNPHVSQWLLERTGEDQNFITADEDAIYSDEIDIDVTDLQPQIACPPKPDNVKNVSELKGLKVGSVFVGSCTNGRIEDMRYLADILKGNHVADGIMLRVVPATREVYGQMLQEGLIEALFQAGAIVSNPGCGGCASGQIGMTGKGEVQISTSNRNFKGKQGDGETYLASPITAAFAAIKGEL; encoded by the coding sequence ATGGGAAAAACAATCATTGAAAAAATAATTCAGATGCATTCAGATGAAGATGTATCAGCAGGCAAGATCGTCTGGATGAAGCTGGATGTGCGGACTGCTCGCGATTTTGGCGGTCCGAATGTTGTGAAAAATTTAGAAAAGCATTATCCTGACGCAGAACTTCCAGATAAAGATAATGTGTTCTTCACATTTGATACGGTTGCACCCGCAAAAACCATTCCTTATGCTAATAATCAGCAGATTTGCCGTGATTATGCAAAAAAGAATGGTCTTAAGGTGTATGATGTCGATGCAGGAATCGGTACACATATTCTTATGGAAAAAGGCTTTGCTCAGCCTGGGAGAACCCTTGTGGGAACAGACAGTCATTTCAACATACTCGGTGCTGTTAATGCGTTTGGACAAGGTATGGGAGATCAGGATATTGCATTTGGTTTTAGAACGGGTAAAACCTGGTTTGAAGTACCTGAAACAATAAAGATAAATCTTAACGGCAAATTCTCCTATCCTTCCACAGGGAAGGACCTTGTGCTATTCATTCTCAAGAGAATCGGCAGCAAGGGGGCACTTGGAAAGTGTATTGAATATTATGGAGATTGTCTGCAGGATTTAAGTTTTGCTGAGTATATTACTCTTTGTAGCATGATGACAGAAATGGGCGGCATCGTTGCATTTCCTGAACAAAATCCTCATGTCTCACAATGGCTTCTTGAAAGAACTGGTGAAGATCAGAATTTCATCACAGCTGATGAGGATGCCATATACTCGGATGAGATTGACATCGATGTAACAGATCTTCAACCCCAAATAGCATGTCCTCCAAAACCAGATAACGTTAAGAACGTTTCAGAACTCAAAGGACTCAAAGTCGGATCTGTTTTTGTCGGTTCCTGTACAAACGGACGAATCGAGGATATGAGATATCTGGCAGATATTCTCAAAGGAAACCATGTTGCTGATGGAATAATGCTCCGAGTAGTTCCTGCAACGCGGGAAGTATATGGGCAAATGCTCCAAGAAGGTTTGATAGAAGCCCTTTTTCAGGCAGGAGCGATCGTCTCTAATCCGGGATGTGGAGGATGCGCCTCCGGACAAATTGGAATGACTGGAAAAGGTGAAGTCCAAATTTCCACTTCAAATAGAAATTTCAAAGGCAAGCAGGGTGATGGAGAAACATATCTGGCAAGTCCTATCACTGCTGCATTTGCTGCAATCAAAGGAGAACTATAA
- a CDS encoding tryptophanase yields the protein MAKYPVEPFKIKMVEPIKILSKDQRIRKIKEAKYNLFNVKAEDIFIDLLTDSGTSAMSDSQWAGIMMGDESYAGSRSFKHFEGTVKSIFGFENVIPTHQGRAAEALLFSSILKPGDYVPSNIHFDTTEGNIRNNAGIPVACVIDEGLDPASIHPFKGNIDLNKLQKLVDEVGVDKIPIAMITITNNSGGGQPVSLENIKQVYSFWKKYNIPLFIDACRYAENAYFIKMREKGYENKTIKYIAQEIFAHADGATMSAKKDALVNIGGFITLRDSELAKKLISRLIITEGFRTYGGLSGRDLEAVAIGLKEGLNEDYLKYRIEQTAYLGESLLENGIPIVQPPGGHAIYLDALSILPNIPQKHFPAQSLAVALYIEGGIRGVEIGSLMFAYADEKTGKTVYPDLELVRLAIPRRVYTRAHFDYVVETLKKVMDNKDKLKGFKITYQPELLRHFTVELEENS from the coding sequence ATGGCAAAATATCCTGTTGAACCTTTCAAAATTAAAATGGTAGAACCCATCAAGATCTTAAGCAAAGATCAAAGAATAAGAAAAATAAAAGAAGCTAAATACAACTTATTCAACGTGAAAGCAGAGGATATTTTCATTGACCTCCTTACGGATAGCGGTACTTCTGCGATGAGTGATTCTCAGTGGGCAGGAATAATGATGGGTGATGAATCATACGCTGGAAGCAGGAGTTTCAAGCATTTTGAAGGCACCGTTAAAAGTATTTTTGGATTCGAGAATGTTATCCCAACACATCAAGGACGAGCTGCTGAAGCGCTTCTCTTTTCATCAATATTAAAGCCGGGTGATTATGTTCCGAGTAATATACATTTCGATACGACAGAAGGAAATATACGAAATAATGCGGGAATCCCTGTTGCCTGTGTGATCGATGAAGGACTTGATCCTGCAAGCATACATCCTTTTAAAGGAAATATTGACCTGAATAAACTTCAAAAACTTGTGGATGAAGTTGGTGTAGACAAAATCCCAATTGCAATGATAACGATCACAAACAATAGTGGTGGTGGTCAGCCGGTTTCTCTGGAAAATATCAAGCAGGTATATTCCTTTTGGAAAAAATATAATATTCCTCTTTTCATCGACGCATGTAGATATGCCGAAAATGCCTATTTCATCAAAATGAGAGAGAAGGGATATGAGAATAAAACCATTAAGTATATTGCACAAGAGATCTTTGCACATGCAGATGGTGCAACAATGTCAGCAAAAAAGGATGCTCTTGTTAATATTGGCGGTTTTATCACACTCCGAGACAGCGAGTTAGCAAAAAAACTTATCAGCAGGCTTATTATAACTGAAGGTTTCAGAACCTATGGCGGATTGTCGGGTCGTGATCTTGAAGCAGTAGCTATCGGTTTGAAAGAGGGTTTAAATGAGGATTACCTGAAATACAGGATCGAACAAACAGCCTATCTTGGCGAAAGCTTGCTCGAGAATGGTATACCGATTGTTCAACCTCCGGGGGGTCATGCGATCTATCTTGATGCACTATCTATTTTACCGAATATTCCACAGAAGCATTTTCCAGCACAATCACTCGCAGTTGCTCTCTATATTGAGGGTGGGATACGCGGAGTGGAGATTGGAAGTTTGATGTTTGCTTATGCTGATGAAAAAACGGGAAAAACAGTGTATCCTGACCTTGAGCTTGTTCGTCTTGCAATTCCTCGTCGCGTATACACAAGAGCACATTTTGACTATGTTGTCGAAACGCTGAAAAAGGTCATGGATAACAAAGATAAGCTCAAAGGATTTAAAATAACATATCAACCAGAGTTACTCAGACATTTTACTGTCGAGTTAGAAGAAAATTCTTAG
- a CDS encoding cobalamin B12-binding domain-containing protein, whose amino-acid sequence MKKIRILIAKPGLDGHDRGAKFVSRALRDAGYEVIYTGIRQTPEQIVASAIQEDVDFLGMSILSGAHNVLFKKIMSILKKEDAEDIIVFAGGVIPDEDIPYLKSLGIRAIFTPGTSSEDIIRFIEENATKA is encoded by the coding sequence ATGAAAAAAATAAGAATATTGATTGCAAAACCTGGTCTTGATGGTCATGATAGAGGTGCAAAATTCGTGTCCCGAGCGCTCAGAGATGCAGGATATGAAGTTATTTATACAGGTATTCGGCAAACCCCTGAACAGATCGTAGCATCAGCTATTCAGGAAGATGTGGATTTTCTTGGAATGAGCATACTCTCTGGGGCGCATAATGTCCTCTTTAAAAAAATCATGAGCATTCTCAAAAAGGAAGATGCTGAAGATATTATAGTTTTTGCCGGTGGTGTCATACCTGATGAAGATATTCCATATTTAAAATCACTCGGCATTAGAGCAATATTTACTCCAGGAACATCTTCAGAAGACATTATTCGATTCATAGAAGAGAACGCAACAAAAGCATAG
- a CDS encoding GTP cyclohydrolase I FolE2: MLNDVQGQKDSRQIPINKVGVKGIKYPVVLQDRRNNEQNSVADINMYVELPHNFRGTHMSRFIEILHHYHRETIIDNLEELLEEMKLKLDADVAYIEIEFPYFIKKSAPVTKEESLSSYQCGFKANLRDTFHMEMYAIVPVLSLCPCSKEISTNSAHNQRAYVTVNIVYNKFIWLEEIIEIAENAASCQVYSLLKRPDEKYVTEKSYNNPKFVEDIAREIAVSLKNDRRIVRFSVEAESMESIHNHNAYAMITYP; encoded by the coding sequence ATGCTTAACGATGTTCAAGGCCAGAAAGATTCACGGCAGATCCCGATAAACAAGGTCGGAGTGAAAGGAATCAAATATCCTGTTGTTCTGCAGGATAGAAGAAATAACGAACAGAACTCAGTAGCAGATATCAATATGTATGTAGAACTTCCTCACAATTTCAGAGGAACACATATGAGCCGGTTTATCGAGATACTACATCACTACCACAGAGAAACGATCATAGATAATCTTGAGGAACTGCTTGAGGAAATGAAATTAAAACTCGATGCTGATGTCGCATATATTGAGATTGAATTTCCATACTTCATAAAAAAATCGGCTCCAGTAACAAAAGAAGAATCATTATCATCATACCAGTGTGGATTTAAAGCAAACTTACGTGATACTTTTCATATGGAAATGTATGCAATAGTACCTGTTCTTTCTCTATGCCCGTGTTCAAAAGAAATAAGCACAAACAGCGCACACAATCAGAGAGCGTATGTGACGGTCAATATTGTCTACAATAAGTTCATATGGCTTGAAGAAATCATTGAAATTGCAGAGAATGCGGCTAGTTGCCAGGTTTACTCGCTATTGAAAAGACCTGATGAAAAGTATGTAACAGAGAAGAGTTATAATAATCCAAAATTCGTTGAAGATATTGCACGAGAAATAGCAGTTTCTTTGAAAAATGATAGAAGAATAGTCCGTTTCTCGGTAGAAGCCGAAAGCATGGAGTCCATTCACAATCATAATGCTTATGCTATGATCACGTATCCATAA
- a CDS encoding M23 family metallopeptidase, which yields MKNLFLLLLLVVILITCTHQEELIEIEPPDPYEHVIGRLKTGKSLYSVLLDNNVSYQDAYKITKELNSIYDLRYSHPNDSFHLKIDTLGIVQVIEYSPNKIEKYIVARDSTDEFEVFHEKLVLEKEVKLLTTILKSSLYETLINGGLDPQLVMKFSDIFQWDIDFFIDPREGDTCSIVYEAYSHDGEILQYGEILGASYKGKLFDLTAYYFDNGNNIHGYYNEYGESFQKAFLRSPLNYSFISSYFGMRLHPITKQVWLHNGVDYAAPLGTPVASSADGTVIHKGWKGGHPTPKGNTGGYGYTVMIRHSNGYKTLYGHLSSYAKNLYVGKRVVQGEIIGYVGSTGWSTGPHLHYTIYHHDAPINPLSLNNVSGPPIPKEYIDTFNESVHNINTLLEQSNKTFLQSIFG from the coding sequence ATGAAGAACCTGTTTTTGCTCTTGCTACTGGTTGTCATTTTGATCACATGTACTCATCAGGAAGAATTAATAGAGATAGAACCTCCTGATCCGTATGAGCATGTAATTGGTAGACTGAAAACCGGAAAGTCTTTATACTCAGTTCTTTTAGATAATAATGTATCATATCAGGATGCATACAAGATCACCAAAGAACTTAACTCTATATATGACCTGAGATATTCACATCCTAATGACAGTTTTCATTTAAAAATTGATACGCTTGGAATTGTTCAGGTAATTGAGTATTCACCTAATAAGATTGAAAAATATATTGTTGCACGTGATTCGACTGATGAATTCGAAGTATTCCATGAAAAGCTCGTACTCGAAAAAGAGGTTAAGCTTCTTACAACGATACTGAAATCTTCATTATACGAAACACTGATCAATGGGGGACTTGATCCTCAGCTCGTTATGAAGTTCAGCGATATTTTTCAATGGGATATCGACTTTTTTATAGATCCTCGAGAAGGGGATACCTGCTCGATTGTATATGAAGCATACAGTCATGATGGAGAAATTTTACAGTATGGTGAGATTTTAGGTGCTTCATATAAAGGGAAATTATTTGATCTGACTGCGTATTATTTTGATAATGGGAATAACATTCATGGCTATTATAATGAGTATGGTGAATCATTTCAAAAAGCATTTCTCCGTTCACCACTAAATTATTCTTTTATCAGCTCATATTTCGGTATGCGCCTGCACCCGATAACAAAGCAGGTCTGGCTGCACAATGGCGTGGATTATGCTGCCCCTCTCGGTACGCCTGTAGCAAGCTCTGCAGATGGAACGGTCATTCATAAAGGGTGGAAGGGTGGTCATCCAACACCAAAGGGGAATACTGGCGGATATGGTTATACGGTTATGATACGGCATTCGAATGGCTATAAAACGCTTTACGGTCATTTGAGTTCGTATGCTAAGAATCTCTACGTAGGAAAACGGGTTGTTCAAGGTGAAATAATCGGTTATGTCGGCTCAACAGGATGGTCAACAGGACCGCATCTTCATTATACGATCTATCATCATGATGCTCCCATCAATCCTTTGTCACTCAATAATGTTTCAGGACCTCCTATTCCGAAAGAATATATCGATACATTTAATGAATCCGTTCATAACATTAATACACTTCTCGAACAATCCAACAAAACATTTTTGCAATCAATTTTCGGTTGA
- a CDS encoding 3-isopropylmalate dehydratase — MQKDCKITGKIWLILDQNNHLINDIDTDMIFHNQYLAITEIEKMGQYTFDNLEGWKDFAAKAVKGDIVIAGKNFGAGSSRQQAVDCFASLGIQAILAESFGAIYKRNAINSGLPILTITHIELDNLSQRREITLDLEKGIVSTPYIQIEPFSKVQFDIYQAGNLFTFGKQVINK, encoded by the coding sequence ATGCAAAAAGACTGTAAAATAACCGGCAAAATTTGGCTTATACTCGATCAAAACAATCATCTTATTAATGATATCGACACTGATATGATCTTTCACAATCAATACCTAGCGATCACTGAAATCGAAAAAATGGGACAATATACGTTTGACAATCTTGAAGGTTGGAAGGATTTTGCAGCTAAAGCAGTAAAAGGTGATATTGTTATTGCTGGAAAAAACTTCGGTGCCGGATCATCACGGCAACAAGCTGTTGACTGTTTTGCTTCTCTCGGCATTCAAGCTATACTCGCTGAATCATTTGGTGCAATTTATAAAAGAAATGCCATCAATTCCGGGTTGCCAATTTTAACAATTACACACATCGAACTTGATAACCTTTCTCAACGACGCGAAATCACCCTTGATCTTGAGAAAGGTATTGTTTCGACTCCATATATTCAAATAGAACCTTTTTCAAAAGTTCAGTTTGATATTTATCAGGCAGGTAATTTATTTACTTTCGGAAAACAAGTAATTAATAAATAA
- a CDS encoding 5'-nucleotidase, lipoprotein e(P4) family, with translation MNKKVVVVISTLVIISSFLIADDLFNEKEDLTAALWQQTSSEYRALCYQAFNVARDRIHMDLMKEWPKPRAVILDLDETVIFNAKYNATGVLREQEYPKEFYEWIASGDAEPIPGSIEFLHYIDKEGYTIFYVTNRRDDCTDITLQQIIDLGLPQADSHHLLMRGSDHSKQGRRDKVAEDYAVILYIGDNSVDFSGEFYQKSIEERKSITDSLQAEWGRRFIILPNPMHGSWAKALYHGVDRWLSGEESLQHKASLLEIVE, from the coding sequence ATGAATAAAAAAGTAGTAGTAGTAATTTCAACATTAGTAATTATCTCAAGTTTCCTGATTGCAGATGATTTGTTTAATGAGAAAGAAGACCTGACTGCAGCGCTATGGCAGCAAACATCGTCAGAGTATCGTGCCTTATGTTATCAAGCATTCAATGTTGCACGGGATAGAATTCATATGGATCTTATGAAGGAATGGCCAAAGCCCCGTGCTGTGATTCTCGATCTGGATGAAACAGTCATCTTCAATGCGAAATACAATGCCACTGGAGTTTTGAGAGAGCAGGAGTATCCCAAAGAATTTTATGAATGGATCGCTTCAGGAGATGCAGAACCTATACCAGGTTCAATAGAATTCCTTCACTATATTGATAAAGAAGGATATACGATTTTTTACGTTACGAACCGCAGGGATGATTGTACAGATATAACACTCCAGCAGATCATCGATCTTGGGCTTCCACAAGCAGATAGTCATCATCTCCTTATGCGTGGTTCAGATCATTCCAAGCAAGGAAGACGCGATAAAGTTGCTGAGGATTATGCTGTTATTCTTTATATCGGTGATAATTCAGTTGATTTCAGTGGAGAATTTTATCAAAAATCAATTGAGGAAAGAAAAAGTATCACTGATTCCTTACAGGCTGAGTGGGGACGGAGATTCATTATATTACCAAATCCAATGCATGGTTCATGGGCAAAAGCATTATATCATGGTGTTGACCGCTGGCTATCAGGAGAAGAAAGCTTACAGCATAAAGCATCACTTCTTGAAATTGTAGAATAA
- a CDS encoding FAD:protein FMN transferase: MKKRIVQISFIIILLVVIYVRINHERSKPIKETRFALGTFVTLDIQDKNPHNKEIIDSVFALIKTLEEQFSSTYESSETSSLNACRDSSNISESMAKLLKISEKVSTDTEGAFDVTVGILLPYYDFIEELMPSKTMIDSLKSLVDFNKIYVNDSIFFKNDPRIRIDFGGIAKGFIVDKAVQYLKDQGIKYAVINAGGDLYVMENPQTDVWKIGIQHPRNEELLGSLEVKNMAVVTSGDYEQFFIKERVRIHHILDPQTGYPADKSVSITVIAPDATYADAMCTALFVMGPDKGIQFINKKDSIDALIVFEKNGYLYYDVSENFDKYNFTLLDSTVYLIKENK, encoded by the coding sequence ATGAAAAAAAGAATCGTTCAGATTAGTTTTATTATAATACTTCTTGTTGTGATATACGTGCGCATCAATCATGAGAGAAGTAAACCTATCAAAGAAACAAGGTTTGCACTCGGTACCTTTGTTACTCTTGATATACAGGACAAAAATCCACATAATAAAGAGATTATCGATTCGGTTTTTGCTCTTATAAAAACTTTGGAAGAACAATTCTCAAGCACCTATGAAAGTAGTGAAACAAGCAGTTTAAATGCCTGCCGTGATTCGAGTAATATTTCGGAAAGCATGGCGAAACTTCTTAAAATATCTGAAAAAGTTAGTACAGATACTGAAGGTGCATTTGATGTAACAGTTGGAATACTGCTGCCATACTATGATTTTATTGAAGAGCTGATGCCATCAAAAACGATGATCGATTCACTTAAATCGTTGGTTGATTTCAACAAAATATATGTAAACGATTCTATCTTTTTTAAGAATGATCCGAGAATACGAATAGATTTTGGCGGTATTGCAAAGGGATTTATAGTTGATAAGGCAGTTCAATATCTTAAAGATCAAGGAATCAAGTATGCTGTTATCAATGCAGGAGGTGATCTCTATGTTATGGAGAATCCACAAACTGATGTCTGGAAGATTGGTATCCAGCACCCCAGGAATGAGGAACTTCTGGGTTCTCTGGAAGTGAAAAATATGGCAGTAGTCACTTCGGGAGATTATGAGCAATTCTTCATAAAAGAAAGAGTTCGTATTCATCACATACTTGATCCTCAAACAGGATATCCTGCAGATAAATCAGTTTCTATTACGGTCATAGCACCTGATGCAACCTATGCTGATGCAATGTGTACAGCTCTATTTGTTATGGGACCGGACAAAGGGATCCAATTTATCAACAAGAAGGATAGTATTGATGCATTGATTGTTTTTGAGAAAAACGGCTATCTTTATTATGATGTTTCAGAAAATTTTGACAAGTATAACTTCACACTTTTAGATTCAACAGTGTATCTCATCAAGGAAAATAAATAA